TCGCTCGATGGCGATCCTGGGCGCGGGTCCGGTTGGGCTCTGTTTGTTAGCTGCGGCGCAGCGCGCCGGAGTCAGGTACCTCTTTGTGAGCGACCCTCTCAGCTGGCGCCGAGAGGCGGCGCTGCGCATGGGAGCGGAACTTGCCTTGAACCCCAATCTCACCGATGTGGTGGCAGAGGTGCTCGCCGCCATGCCGCAAGGGGTAGATGCGGTAGTCGAATGCTGCGGGGAGCAGCAAGCGCTGGATCAGGCTGTCAAAATGCTGGCACCGGGGGGCACGTTGGCTATTGTCGGCATTCCGCGGGCCAACCGCGTGCGCTTTGACATTAGCACGCTGCGGCGCAAGGAGCTCCGCATTCTCAACGTGCGCCGCCAGAACAAGACCCTGGCCGAGGCCGTTGCCATATTGCCCCTTGAAACCGAATTGGTGACCCATGAATACGCGCTTGCCGAGGCCCAGCGCGGCTTTCTCGCCGCCTCCGAGTACCTTGAGGGTGTGATCAAGTCGGTTATTTGTCTCGCCTAGGATTCCCTCACCTGACAAGTACCACCGAGTTCAAGCCGCCGTACGGGTCGCGCTCCTGAAGCTGCGCGGCTGGATCGTGCGTCCAAACCTTGCCGTTGATCACGAACTTGTATCGATACCGCCCCTCGCGCAGAGGGACAGTCAAGCTCCATGTGGTTTTGGAGCTATCCGTCGGACACATGGGGTGAGAGGCCGCATCCCAGGCGTTGAAATCCCCGGCCACCGCCACCGTTGAAGCCGGTTCGCGCGCCGTGTAAACAAAGGGAACGCGGCGGAAATCCTTGGTCAGTCGGTCGGTGAACGCGCAGTGGACAAGTGGTGGCCTTGCGGCTCGATCTGCCGCGGCAGTGGCGTGAAACAGATACGAACACCTGGGCGCCATGTGGAGATCGAGACTGTCTCCCCTCGTGCTGAACGCCTGACCGGTGAGCTCGTCCACGACCCGGTCTATCCCCTCGAAGAGCGTACCCCTCAGGGGTATAGTTCGTTCCTCGGTATAGGATGAGGTGTTAAGGGCCACCATGACCTCTTCGTTGGGTAAGGAACGCAGGTAACAATATGTGCCGTGGTCCACGTACAGTTCCACGGTGGTGCCGTGGCGCACGGCCGGCCACTTCTGGCGAAGGTGTGCCAGCCGTCGGCAATGGGCCACTAAATCCGCATCCTCACCCCGGACACGCTGCCAAGGCATCATGAGGCGATTCAGGTAATCCTGCGGTTTGCCGGTCAACGGGTCCACAGGCTCTGCACCCTCCAGTGCCACTTCCGTGCCGTAGTAGAGCATAGGCACTCCTTCGTGGGTTAGAAGGAAGGCGAGTGCCAAGGCTGTCTTGCGTTTGGCATCGTCCCGGGCCCAATGGGCAAAGCGGGCCATGTCGTGGTTGTCGATGAGGGGGGAGAGGAGCACGTGTCCCAGCCGGGCTTGGTTGGCACGCACGTGAGCGCTGAGCAGACTCACCGATGCTCCCTGTCCAAACACGCGGCTGATGGTGTAAGAGAGCGGGATGTCGAACAGTGCGTTGAATCCCAGGTCCGCATAGCGGGCAAGGTAGTCAATGCTGCCGTCAAACACCTCTCCCAGCAAGAAGAAGTCGGGGCCGGCAAAGCGGTGCAGGTCCGCGCAGTAGCGCCGCCAGAATTCGCTGGGCGCATGCTTGACCGCGTCCAGGCGGAAGCCGTCGCACCCGCTGAGCTCGA
Above is a genomic segment from candidate division KSB1 bacterium containing:
- a CDS encoding alpha-amylase family glycosyl hydrolase: MKSYCRLIAAYPLSIKLLRTWLTFCAVVLLAPSCTRRAELGPEYRPVVSAERATEWHEGIDWRDEIVYFVLIDRFCDGDPNNNHGRTLGSHRPWDGEPAHVEWLKSYQGGDLRGVIQKLDYLQELGVTALWLSPVFDNSDSSFMGWWPYHGYQPVDFFAVDEHFGTAEDLRELVDEAHRRGLKVILDMVCNQVAPDHPWVSDSANWHGRGYKNWFHEHSGRDASTSIQDWHDQEQLESRELHGMPDLAQENPHVYAFLLDMAKYWIELSGCDGFRLDAVKHAPSEFWRRYCADLHRFAGPDFFLLGEVFDGSIDYLARYADLGFNALFDIPLSYTISRVFGQGASVSLLSAHVRANQARLGHVLLSPLIDNHDMARFAHWARDDAKRKTALALAFLLTHEGVPMLYYGTEVALEGAEPVDPLTGKPQDYLNRLMMPWQRVRGEDADLVAHCRRLAHLRQKWPAVRHGTTVELYVDHGTYCYLRSLPNEEVMVALNTSSYTEERTIPLRGTLFEGIDRVVDELTGQAFSTRGDSLDLHMAPRCSYLFHATAAADRAARPPLVHCAFTDRLTKDFRRVPFVYTAREPASTVAVAGDFNAWDAASHPMCPTDSSKTTWSLTVPLREGRYRYKFVINGKVWTHDPAAQLQERDPYGGLNSVVLVR